Proteins encoded together in one Chaetodon auriga isolate fChaAug3 chromosome 20, fChaAug3.hap1, whole genome shotgun sequence window:
- the gspt1 gene encoding eukaryotic peptide chain release factor GTP-binding subunit ERF3A, with protein sequence MDPRDTAPDSWELEEDAEAPAAAAGLPTAFAALNVNAKPFVPNVNAPVFVPSFLQASVEEMPASYGAPDPVASMEVAETVAPVENGSTEADMTTEEETWEQKEEPGGGGGGGGQEDLGSGGACEEGAVRKEDEEMMEEEEEEMPLPKVAPALPDAPKKEHVNVVFIGHVDAGKSTIGGQIMYLTGMVDKRTLEKYEREAKEKNRETWYLSWALDTNQEERDKGKTVEVGRAYFETEKKHFTILDAPGHKSFVPNMIGGASQADLAVLVISARKGEFETGFEKGGQTREHAMLAKTAGVKHLIVLINKMDDPTVNWSLERYEECKEKLVPFLKKVGFNPKKDIHFMPCSGLTGANLKDPVPECPWYTGLPFIAHLDSLPNFTRSSDGPVRLPIVDKYKDMGTVILGKLESGSISKAQQLVMMPNRHTVEVLSLLSDDVETDDASPGENLKLRLKGIEEEEILPGFILCSPDNLCHSGRTFDAQIVIIEHKSIICPGYNAVLHIHTCIEEVQITALICLVDKKTGEKSKTRPRFVKQDQVCIARLRAAGVICLETFKDFPQMGRFTLRDEGKTIAIGKVLKLVPEKD encoded by the exons ATGGACCCGAGAGACACAGCCCCGGATTCgtgggagctggaggaggatgcCGAGGCCCCGGCTGCCGCGGCGGGGCTCCCGACAGCCTTCGCCGCCCTCAACGTCAATGCCAAGCCGTTCGTCCCCAACGTTAACGCCCCGGTGTTTGTTCCGAGCTTCCTTCAAGCCAGCGTTGAGGAAATGCCGGCTTCCTACG GTGCCCCTGATCCGGTTGCCAGCATGGAGGTGGCAGAAACAGTCG CTCCAGTGGAGAATGGaagcacagaggcagacatgaccacagaggaagagacgtgggagcagaaggaggagccggggggaggcggaggaggtggaggacaggaggaccTGGGttcaggaggagcctgcgagGAGGGCGCCGTGAGGAAGGAGGACgaggagatgatggaggaggaagaggaggagatgccCCTGCCCAAAGTGGCTCCGGCACTGCCCGATGCGCCCAAGAAAGAGCACGTGAACGTGGTCTTCATCGGTCACGTGG ATGCCGGTAAATCAACCATCGGAGGACAGATCAT GTACTTGACTGGAATGGTTGACAAGCGAACCCTGGAGAAATATGAAAGAGAAGCGAAAGAAAAGAACAGGGAGACGTG GTATCTGTCGTGGGCTCTGGACACAaaccaggaggagagagacaagggGAAGACAGTCGAGGTCGGGAGAGCTTATTTTGAGactgagaaaaaacatttcaccaTCCTGGATGCCCCCGGTCACAAGAGCTTTGTCCCCAACATGATTGGTGGAGCGTCACAAGCCGACCTGGCCGTCCTG GTGATTTCAGCGAGGAAGGGCGAGTTCGAGACGGGCTTCGAGAAGGGCGGACAGACGCGGGAGCATGCCATGCTGGCTAAAACGGCAGGAGTCAAGCATCTCATCGTCCTCATCAACAAGATGGACGACCCCACTGTCAACTGGAGCCTCGAGAG GTATGAAGAGTGTAAGGAGAAGCTCGTGCCATTTCTGAAGAAGGTGGGATTCAACCCCAAGAAGGACATCCACTTTATGCCTTGCTCCGGACTCACAGGTGCCAACCTCAAGGACCCCGTGCCTGAATGCCCCTGGTACAC GGGTTTGCCATTTATTGCCCATCTGGACAGTTTGCCAAACTTCACCAGATCCAGCGACGGACCAGTCAGACTACCTATTGTAGACAAGTACAAG GACATGGGCACAGTTATCCTCGGAAAGCTGGAGTCTGGATCCATCAGCAAAGCCCAGCAGCTGGTCATGATGCCAAACCGG cacaCAGTGGAAGTATTGAGCCTGCTGAGCGACGATGTGGAGACAGACGACGCAAGCCCTGGAGAGAATctgaagctgaggctgaagggCATCGAGGAGGAAGAAATCCTCCCTGGTTTCATCCTCTGTAGCCCCGACAACCTCTGCCACTCCGGCCGCACCTTTGATGCACAG ATCGTCATCATTGAGCACAAATCAATTATTTGTCCTGGTTACAATGCAGTCCTTCACATCCACACCTGCATCGAAGAAGTGCAAATCACA GCCTTAATCTGTCTTGTGGACAAAAAGACGGGGGAGAAAAGCAAAACTCGACCACGCTTTGTTAAGCAGGACCAGGTGTGTATCGCCAGGCTGCGGGCAGCAGGTGTCATCTGCTTAGAGACCTTCAAAGACTTCCCTCAGATGGGACGATTCACACTGAGAGACGAAG GGAAAACTATCGCCATCGGCAAAGTGCTGAAGCTGGTGCCAGAAAAGGACTAA
- the dmc1 gene encoding meiotic recombination protein DMC1/LIM15 homolog, whose protein sequence is MKAAEDQVVEVDTGFQDDEESFFQDIDLLQKHGINMADIKKLRSVGICTVKGIQMTTRKALCNIKGLTEAKVEKIKEAAGKMLSVGFQTAFEYSVKRKQVFHITTGSQEFDKLLGGGMQSMAITEAFGEFRTGKTQLSHTLCVTAQLPGEDGYSGGKVIFIDTENTFRPDRLRDIAERFNVDQDAVLDNVLYARAYTSEHQMELLDFVAAKFHEEGGVFKLLIIDSIMALFRVDFSGRGELAERQQKLAQMLSRLQKISEEYNVAVFVTNQMTADPGAGMTFQADPKKPIGGHILAHASTTRISLRKGRGEIRIAKIFDSPDMPENEATFAISAGGVTDAKE, encoded by the exons atgaaagcagcagaggatcaGGTTGTTGAAGTTGATACTGGTTTCCAGGATGACGAG GAGTCCTTCTTTCAAGACATTGACCTCCTGCAGAAACACGGGATT AATATGGCAGACATCAAAAAGTTGAGGTCGGTGGGTATCTGCACCGTGAAGGGGATCCAGATGACAACTCGCAAGGCTTTGTGCAACATCAAGGGTCTGACAGAGgcaaaagtggaaaaaatcAAGGAGGCTGCTGGGAAAATGCTG AGTGTTGGTTTCCAGACCGCCTTCGAGTACAGTGTGAAGAGGAAGCAGGTGTTCCACATCACAACTGGGAGCCAGGAGTTTGA TAAACTTTTGGGCGGAGGTATGCAGAGTATGGCTATCACAGAGGCCTTTGGTG AGTTTCGCACAGGGAAAACCCAGCTGTCTCACACACTCTGCG tCACTGCTCAGCTGCCGGGCGAGGACGGCTACTCAGGTGGGAAAGTCATCTTCATCGACACAGAGAACACCTT TCGtccagacagactgagagacataGCTGAGAGGTTTAATGTGGACCAGGATGCTGTGCTGGACAACGTGCTCTACGCCCGGGCCTATACCA GTGAACACCAGATGGAGCTGTTGGACTTTGTAGCAGCCAAATTCCACGAGGAGGGAGGAGTGTTCAAACTGTTG ATCATCGACTCCATCATGGCTCTGTTCAGAGTAGACTTTTCTGGTCGAGGTGAGCTGGCTGAGCGGCAGCAGAAACTGGCCCAGATGCTCTCCAGGCTGCAGAAGATCTCTGAAG AGTACAACGTAGCAGTGTTTGTCACCAACCAAATGACAGCTGATCCCGGAGCAGGAATGAC gTTTCAAGCTGATCCCAAGAAGCCGATCGGTGGGCATATCCTGGCCCATGCCTCCACCACACGGATCAGCCTGAGGAAGGGCCGTGGAGAGATAAGGATTGCCAAAATATTTGACAG TCCCGATATGCCTGAGAACGAGGCCACGTTCGCCATCTCTGCTGGAGGAGTTACTGATGCCAAAGAGTGA